One Meles meles chromosome 11, mMelMel3.1 paternal haplotype, whole genome shotgun sequence DNA segment encodes these proteins:
- the GNG10 gene encoding guanine nucleotide-binding protein G(I)/G(S)/G(O) subunit gamma-10, whose amino-acid sequence MSSGASVNALQRLVEQLKLEAGVERIKVSQAAAELQQYCMQNACKDALLVGVPAGSNPFREPRSCALF is encoded by the exons ATGTCTTCCGGGGCCAGTGTGAACGCCCTGCAGCGCCTGGTGGAGCAGCTAAAGCTGGAGGCGGGCGTGGAGAGGATCAAG GTCTCGCAGGCAGCTGCAGAGCTTCAGCAGTACTGCATGCAGAATGCTTGCAAGGATGCCCTGCTGGTAGGTGTTCCAGCTGGAAGCAACCCCTTCCGGGAGCCCAGATCCTGTGCTTTATTCTAA